From a single Streptomyces sp. 1331.2 genomic region:
- the hemE gene encoding uroporphyrinogen decarboxylase, giving the protein MSETTADTTAATHDGPTTPARRGAAYDSAFLRACRQEPVPHTPVWFMRQAGRSLPEYLKIREGIPMLESCMRPELVKEITLQPVRRHKVDAAIFFSDIVVPLKAVGIDVDIKAGIGPVIADPIRTFEDLKRLRPLEPDDVPYITEAVGLLVDELGETPLIGFAGAPYTLASYLVEGGPSKNHENTKAMMYGQPELWAALVDRLADITSAFLKVQIEAGASAVQLFDSWVGSLAPADYRRSVMPASTKVFDAVAGYGVPRIHFGVGTGELLGLMGQAGADIVGVDWRVPLDVAAERVGPGKGLQGNLDPAVLFAPTEVVEAKAREVLDAARVLGGSGHIFNLGHGVMPSMDPDALSRLVAFVHEASAR; this is encoded by the coding sequence GTGAGCGAGACAACGGCAGACACGACGGCGGCCACCCACGACGGCCCGACCACCCCCGCGCGCCGCGGCGCCGCGTACGACTCCGCGTTCCTGCGCGCCTGCCGGCAGGAGCCGGTACCGCACACCCCCGTGTGGTTCATGCGCCAGGCGGGCCGCTCGCTGCCCGAGTACCTGAAGATCCGCGAGGGCATCCCCATGCTGGAGTCCTGCATGCGGCCCGAGCTGGTCAAGGAGATCACCCTCCAGCCGGTGCGCCGGCACAAGGTGGACGCCGCGATCTTCTTCAGCGACATCGTCGTCCCGCTCAAGGCGGTCGGCATCGACGTCGACATCAAGGCCGGCATCGGCCCGGTCATCGCCGACCCGATCCGCACCTTCGAGGACCTCAAGCGGCTGCGCCCGCTGGAACCGGACGACGTCCCCTACATCACCGAGGCCGTCGGCCTGCTGGTGGACGAGCTCGGCGAGACCCCGCTGATCGGCTTCGCCGGCGCGCCCTACACGCTGGCCAGCTACCTGGTCGAGGGCGGTCCGTCCAAGAACCACGAGAACACCAAGGCCATGATGTACGGGCAGCCCGAGCTGTGGGCCGCCCTGGTGGACCGGCTCGCGGACATCACCTCGGCCTTCCTCAAGGTCCAGATCGAGGCCGGCGCCTCGGCGGTCCAGCTGTTCGACTCCTGGGTCGGTTCGCTCGCGCCGGCGGACTACCGCCGCTCCGTGATGCCGGCCAGCACCAAGGTCTTCGACGCCGTCGCCGGCTACGGCGTGCCGCGGATCCACTTCGGCGTCGGCACCGGCGAACTGCTCGGCCTGATGGGCCAGGCCGGCGCGGACATCGTCGGCGTCGACTGGCGGGTGCCGCTGGACGTGGCCGCCGAGCGGGTCGGCCCGGGCAAGGGCCTGCAGGGCAACCTCGACCCCGCGGTGCTGTTCGCCCCCACCGAGGTCGTCGAGGCCAAGGCCCGCGAGGTGCTGGACGCCGCCCGGGTGCTCGGCGGCAGCGGGCACATCTTCAACCTCGGCCACGGCGTGATGCCGTCCATGGACCCGGACGCGCTCAGCCGCCTCGTCGCCTTCGTCCACGAGGCCAGCGCGCGCTGA
- a CDS encoding TIGR04222 domain-containing membrane protein: MWLLFLIPACVVAVLSCLRLVRMTATADALADQDGLRPPEAVGIGLYETAYLAGGPDRVVELALVLMAGRGRLHLAHTGWTTVVDPKGRSRLERAVITTVGPEGQCRTDELRRAMAEHPTVLEIGARLALAGLATPALVQRNTVVVVRQVRHALLLSLLLLAASLAVSGFTGGDTLSPLAWFSLPLVLTSGTLLMARVDVYPYTRWASPIGQEVLRGVRPARQRGLADDEERELLTAVAMNGPAVLPDARLRAALRPHRG; encoded by the coding sequence ATGTGGTTGCTCTTCCTGATACCGGCCTGTGTCGTGGCGGTGCTCTCCTGCCTCCGGCTGGTCCGGATGACCGCCACCGCCGACGCCCTGGCCGACCAGGACGGGCTGCGCCCGCCCGAGGCGGTCGGCATCGGGCTGTACGAGACGGCCTACCTGGCCGGCGGCCCGGACCGGGTGGTCGAGCTGGCCCTGGTCCTGATGGCCGGCCGGGGCCGGCTGCACCTGGCACACACCGGCTGGACCACCGTGGTCGACCCCAAGGGCCGCAGCCGCCTGGAACGGGCGGTCATCACCACCGTCGGCCCCGAGGGCCAGTGCCGCACCGACGAGTTGCGCCGGGCGATGGCCGAGCACCCCACCGTGCTGGAGATCGGCGCCCGGCTCGCCCTGGCCGGCCTGGCCACGCCGGCCCTGGTGCAGCGCAACACCGTCGTGGTGGTCCGGCAGGTCCGGCACGCGCTGCTGCTGTCGCTGCTCCTGCTGGCCGCCTCACTGGCCGTCAGCGGCTTCACCGGGGGTGACACCCTCTCCCCGCTCGCCTGGTTCTCGCTGCCGCTGGTGCTCACCTCCGGCACCCTGCTGATGGCCCGGGTCGACGTCTACCCCTACACCCGCTGGGCCTCCCCGATCGGCCAGGAGGTACTGCGCGGGGTGCGCCCGGCCCGCCAGCGCGGCCTCGCCGACGACGAGGAGCGCGAACTGCTCACCGCCGTCGCCATGAACGGCCCCGCCGTCCTCCCCGACGCCCGCCTGCGCGCCGCCCTGCGCCCGCACCGCGGCTGA
- a CDS encoding DUF523 domain-containing protein, with protein sequence MEPIMVSACLAGIPCRYDGRAKTSDDAVRLVEEGRAVVVCPEGAGGLPTPRPPAEIVGGDGADVLDGRARVVDATGADCTAEFLAGARAALAAAETAGARRAVLMARSPSCGCGQVYDGTFTGELRPGDGVTAALLRRAGIEVTAG encoded by the coding sequence ATGGAACCGATCATGGTGAGTGCGTGTCTGGCCGGGATTCCCTGTCGGTACGACGGGCGGGCGAAGACCTCCGACGACGCCGTGCGGCTGGTCGAGGAGGGGCGGGCCGTGGTGGTGTGCCCGGAGGGGGCGGGCGGGTTGCCGACGCCGCGGCCGCCGGCCGAGATCGTGGGCGGGGACGGCGCGGACGTGCTGGACGGCCGGGCGCGGGTGGTGGACGCGACCGGGGCGGACTGCACCGCGGAGTTCCTGGCCGGCGCCCGGGCGGCCCTCGCCGCCGCCGAGACCGCGGGCGCGCGCCGGGCGGTGCTGATGGCCCGCAGCCCGTCCTGCGGCTGCGGGCAGGTGTACGACGGAACGTTCACGGGTGAGCTGCGCCCGGGCGACGGCGTGACGGCCGCGCTGCTGCGCCGGGCCGGGATCGAGGTCACCGCCGGGTAG
- a CDS encoding GNAT family N-acetyltransferase, giving the protein MTSSDSSLTIRDFRPEDAEAVVAAHRAGREHLVTTVEAQLWLNGRPSPEEHYRTFVAELDGRVVGSVRCGVRCGTTTTGLGHANGSVLPEFRRRGAATALLAAAERHLAEHGVTELHSWLDDEPAALAFGAARGYRIGRAAQFGGRDLALPLPQAPVRPAGVELRPAADWADDPRPLFLVEVDAIRDEPGEVAMDALDYEEWLRSDWARPDLDKALTVVAVVDGVPAAFSMATTDGVDGYWSAFTACRREFRGRGLSKLAKLESLRLAAAAGYRRAYTSNDETNAPMLAINAWLGYERCAGERKGIKRLA; this is encoded by the coding sequence ATGACTTCTTCTGATTCTTCTTTGACGATCCGTGACTTCCGCCCCGAGGACGCCGAGGCCGTCGTTGCGGCCCACCGGGCCGGGCGCGAACACCTGGTGACGACCGTCGAGGCCCAGCTCTGGCTGAACGGCCGGCCGAGCCCCGAGGAGCACTACCGTACCTTCGTGGCCGAACTGGACGGCCGGGTGGTCGGCTCGGTGCGCTGCGGGGTGCGCTGCGGGACGACGACCACCGGGCTCGGCCACGCCAACGGCAGCGTGCTGCCCGAGTTCCGCCGGCGCGGCGCGGCCACCGCGCTGCTGGCCGCGGCCGAACGCCACCTCGCCGAGCACGGGGTGACGGAGCTGCACTCCTGGCTGGACGACGAGCCCGCCGCGCTGGCCTTCGGCGCCGCCCGGGGCTACCGGATCGGGCGCGCCGCGCAGTTCGGCGGACGGGACCTCGCGCTGCCGCTGCCGCAGGCGCCCGTACGGCCGGCCGGCGTCGAGCTGCGCCCGGCCGCCGACTGGGCGGACGACCCGCGCCCGCTGTTCCTGGTCGAGGTGGACGCCATCCGGGACGAGCCCGGCGAGGTGGCGATGGACGCCCTGGACTACGAGGAGTGGCTGCGGTCCGACTGGGCCCGGCCGGACCTCGACAAGGCGCTGACCGTCGTCGCCGTGGTGGACGGCGTGCCGGCCGCGTTCAGCATGGCGACGACGGACGGGGTGGACGGCTACTGGTCCGCCTTCACCGCCTGCCGTCGGGAGTTCCGCGGACGCGGCCTGAGCAAGCTGGCCAAGCTGGAGTCGCTGCGCCTGGCGGCCGCGGCGGGTTACCGGCGCGCGTACACCTCGAACGACGAGACCAATGCGCCCATGCTGGCGATCAACGCCTGGCTGGGGTACGAGCGCTGCGCCGGGGAGCGCAAGGGCATCAAGCGTCTGGCGTAG
- a CDS encoding TIGR04222 domain-containing membrane protein, translating into MWHNSFFFIPAVLLAAAALYAAQSRQRIGHVRYAKGLPGRGLPLLDAAFLAGGPSRVVDTALVRMHLGEKAVISRSGLVTLTGGKPYDAVEQAIHEAVGPGGSRELAPLRRMVMRSAAVQEIGDRLADRGLLRRPERLQRARNARRLLWLALLVVVAFTVAAVLLDDGAYGHDRPNLGIPLFLLVGGVFALLATRPVKGRITPAGRRQLALMDGSPWTPHSGVSPQLAGGALLGALALGGLAAAGLDNPELEATMLAAEAEEEAVRQAAGASSFLSSSSSSSSSSGSSSTSSCATSTCSSSPASWCGSSDSGSSGCGGSSGCGSSSSSCGSSSSSCGSSSSSCGSSSSSCSSSSSSCGSSCGSSCGS; encoded by the coding sequence ATGTGGCACAACAGCTTCTTCTTCATCCCGGCCGTCCTGCTGGCGGCCGCCGCCCTCTACGCCGCGCAGAGCCGCCAGCGGATCGGCCACGTCCGGTACGCCAAGGGCCTGCCCGGCCGCGGCCTGCCGCTGCTCGACGCCGCCTTCCTGGCCGGCGGGCCGAGCCGGGTGGTCGACACCGCCCTGGTCCGGATGCACCTGGGCGAGAAGGCCGTGATCAGCCGCTCCGGCCTGGTCACACTCACCGGCGGCAAGCCGTACGACGCGGTCGAGCAGGCGATCCACGAGGCCGTCGGCCCCGGCGGGAGCCGCGAACTCGCCCCGCTGCGCCGCATGGTGATGCGCTCCGCCGCCGTCCAGGAGATCGGCGACCGGCTCGCCGACCGCGGCCTGCTGCGCCGCCCCGAGCGGCTGCAGCGGGCCCGGAATGCCCGCCGACTGCTCTGGCTCGCACTGCTCGTGGTCGTGGCCTTCACCGTCGCCGCCGTACTGCTCGACGACGGCGCCTACGGCCACGACCGGCCCAACCTCGGGATCCCGCTCTTCCTGCTGGTCGGCGGCGTCTTCGCACTGCTCGCCACCCGGCCCGTCAAGGGCCGGATCACCCCGGCCGGCCGGCGTCAGCTGGCCCTGATGGACGGCTCGCCGTGGACGCCGCACTCCGGCGTGTCGCCCCAGCTGGCCGGCGGCGCACTGCTGGGCGCGCTCGCCCTCGGCGGGCTGGCCGCCGCCGGACTGGACAACCCGGAGCTGGAGGCCACGATGCTGGCCGCGGAGGCCGAGGAGGAGGCGGTGCGGCAGGCCGCCGGCGCCTCCTCGTTCCTCTCCTCGTCCTCGTCGTCGTCCTCGTCCTCCGGCTCGTCCTCGACCTCCAGCTGCGCGACCTCGACCTGCTCCTCCTCGCCCGCCTCCTGGTGCGGCTCCTCCGACTCCGGGTCCTCCGGCTGCGGCGGGAGCAGCGGCTGCGGCTCGTCCTCCAGCAGCTGCGGCTCCTCGTCCTCCAGCTGCGGGTCGTCCTCCAGCAGCTGCGGTTCGTCCTCTTCCAGCTGCAGCTCCTCGTCCTCCAGCTGCGGCTCCAGCTGCGGGTCGAGCTGCGGCTCCTGA
- the hemG gene encoding protoporphyrinogen/coproporphyrinogen oxidase codes for MTLLEASGRVGGKLWGGEVGGVRVDLGAESVLARRPEAVELARAVGLGGELEPPTTAKAAIWTRGALRPLPGGQVMGVPGDLAALEASGVLTAEGLERARHEEPTEVGEDVAIGRYVADRLGREVVDRLVEPLLGGVYAGRADEISLRAAVPQLLAVARGGGSLVEGVHELASRPQVVGTPVFNGLRGGLGTLPEAVAAACVKAGVDLRTDAPVDGLRRTPGGWRVVTGSEVLHADAVVLAVPAPAAARLLREDAPAAAAELDAVEYAGMALVTLAFRRSDLAELPTGSGFLVPPVDGRRIKASTFSSNKWGWLERSAPDAFLLRTSLGRHREDEALGLPDEELVARSLADLEEAIGLTARPYDTFVSRFAAGLPQYPVGHPGRVARVRAAAERVGALALCGAAYDGVGIPACIASAAAAVAAVDRLLTPATGDGSTERTMGA; via the coding sequence GTGACGTTGCTGGAGGCGTCCGGGCGGGTCGGCGGGAAGCTGTGGGGCGGCGAGGTCGGCGGGGTCCGGGTGGACCTCGGGGCCGAGTCGGTGCTGGCCCGGCGGCCGGAGGCGGTGGAGCTGGCGCGGGCGGTCGGGCTGGGCGGGGAGCTGGAGCCGCCGACCACCGCGAAGGCCGCGATCTGGACCCGCGGGGCGCTGCGGCCGCTGCCGGGCGGGCAGGTGATGGGCGTGCCGGGGGACCTGGCGGCGCTGGAGGCCTCCGGGGTGCTCACCGCCGAGGGGCTGGAGCGGGCCCGGCACGAGGAGCCCACCGAGGTGGGGGAGGACGTCGCGATCGGCCGTTACGTCGCCGACCGGCTGGGCCGGGAGGTGGTGGACCGGCTGGTCGAGCCGCTGCTGGGCGGCGTCTACGCCGGGCGCGCCGACGAGATCTCGCTGCGGGCCGCCGTTCCGCAGCTGCTGGCGGTCGCCCGGGGCGGCGGTTCGCTGGTCGAGGGCGTGCACGAGCTGGCCTCGCGCCCGCAGGTGGTCGGCACCCCGGTGTTCAACGGCCTGCGGGGCGGCCTCGGCACCCTGCCGGAGGCGGTCGCGGCGGCCTGCGTCAAGGCGGGCGTGGACCTGCGCACGGACGCTCCGGTGGACGGGCTGCGCCGCACCCCCGGCGGTTGGCGGGTGGTGACCGGCAGCGAGGTGCTGCACGCGGACGCCGTGGTGCTGGCCGTGCCGGCCCCGGCCGCGGCCCGGCTGCTGCGCGAGGACGCCCCGGCGGCCGCCGCCGAGCTGGACGCCGTCGAGTACGCGGGCATGGCGCTGGTGACGCTCGCGTTCCGACGCTCAGACCTGGCCGAACTCCCCACCGGCAGCGGGTTCCTGGTGCCGCCGGTGGACGGAAGGCGGATCAAGGCGTCGACCTTCTCCTCCAACAAGTGGGGCTGGCTGGAGCGCTCCGCGCCGGACGCGTTCCTGCTGCGCACCTCGCTGGGCCGGCACCGCGAGGACGAGGCGCTGGGCCTGCCGGACGAGGAGCTGGTGGCCCGCTCGCTGGCGGACCTGGAGGAGGCGATCGGGCTGACCGCCCGGCCGTACGACACCTTCGTGTCGCGGTTCGCGGCCGGCCTCCCGCAGTACCCGGTGGGCCACCCGGGCCGGGTGGCCCGGGTGCGGGCGGCGGCCGAGCGGGTGGGCGCGCTGGCGCTGTGCGGCGCCGCGTACGACGGGGTGGGCATCCCGGCGTGCATCGCTTCGGCGGCCGCAGCGGTGGCCGCCGTCGACAGACTGTTGACCCCGGCGACCGGGGACGGTTCCACGGAGAGGACAATGGGCGCATGA
- the hemQ gene encoding hydrogen peroxide-dependent heme synthase: protein MTETVERQPEQQPEKKKARDLNQVIRYTMWSVFKLKGALPEDRAGLAAEVDALFEQLAEKDVTVRGTYDVSGLRADADILVWWHAGDSDDLQEAYNRFRRTGLGRQLEPVWSNMALHRPAEFNKSHIPAFLADERARDYVCVYPFVRSYEWYLLPDEERRAMLAEHGMMARGYPDVRANTVASFALGDYEWLLAFEADELHRIVDLMRDLRPSRARLHVREEVPFFTGRRKPVGELLNGLV, encoded by the coding sequence ATGACTGAGACCGTTGAGCGGCAGCCGGAGCAGCAGCCCGAGAAGAAGAAGGCACGCGACCTGAACCAGGTCATCCGCTACACCATGTGGTCGGTGTTCAAGCTCAAGGGCGCCCTGCCCGAGGACCGTGCCGGCCTGGCCGCCGAGGTGGACGCGCTGTTCGAGCAGCTGGCCGAGAAGGACGTGACCGTTCGCGGCACGTACGACGTCTCCGGTCTGCGCGCGGACGCCGACATCCTGGTCTGGTGGCACGCCGGTGACTCGGACGACCTGCAGGAGGCGTACAACCGCTTCCGCCGCACCGGCCTGGGCCGTCAGCTGGAGCCGGTCTGGTCGAACATGGCGCTGCACCGCCCGGCCGAGTTCAACAAGTCGCACATCCCGGCCTTCCTCGCCGACGAGCGCGCGCGCGACTACGTCTGCGTCTACCCGTTCGTGCGCTCCTACGAGTGGTACCTGCTGCCGGACGAGGAGCGGCGCGCGATGCTCGCCGAGCACGGCATGATGGCGCGCGGCTACCCGGACGTGCGGGCCAACACGGTGGCCTCGTTCGCGCTCGGCGACTACGAGTGGCTGCTCGCCTTCGAGGCGGACGAGCTGCACCGGATCGTCGACCTGATGCGCGACCTGCGCCCGTCCCGGGCCCGGCTGCACGTCCGCGAGGAGGTGCCGTTCTTCACCGGCCGCCGCAAGCCGGTCGGCGAGCTGCTGAACGGCCTGGTCTGA
- a CDS encoding DUF4349 domain-containing protein → MRGGRTRAGALGAVVAAAVLLAGGCSAAGGGGSSAGAAKNDAAAAPAEPGGAAARPSGGPAAAGVTPVADSRLIAYTAQLTLRSRDVPQVFAKARELATASGGYVGAESVYGGPGSESGQLTLKVPSAGYQQTLDRLAALGEVLSRKSQADDLTQQVADVASRVQTQQASVDRVRALMAQAASLSEITSLEAELSRREADLESLQKQQKELSARTSYSTVTLEVQHEAATPSATPAPGERNEGFGDSVGSALGGGWHVLVTIVRALAVALAAAAPFLLLLGVPAALAYRYRRRRRPAAVRAEPEEAGDAED, encoded by the coding sequence ATGAGGGGTGGACGAACGAGAGCCGGCGCACTGGGGGCGGTGGTGGCCGCGGCCGTGCTGCTGGCGGGGGGCTGCAGCGCGGCCGGCGGTGGGGGCAGTAGCGCGGGCGCGGCCAAGAACGACGCGGCGGCGGCCCCGGCCGAACCGGGCGGCGCGGCGGCCCGGCCCTCCGGCGGCCCGGCGGCGGCCGGGGTCACCCCGGTCGCCGACAGCCGGCTGATCGCGTACACCGCACAGCTCACCCTGCGCTCCCGGGACGTCCCCCAAGTGTTCGCCAAGGCCCGGGAGTTGGCGACGGCATCGGGTGGCTACGTCGGTGCCGAGTCGGTCTACGGCGGCCCCGGGAGCGAGTCCGGGCAGCTGACGCTCAAAGTCCCGTCCGCCGGGTACCAGCAGACCCTGGACCGGCTCGCCGCCCTGGGCGAGGTGCTGTCCCGCAAGAGCCAGGCGGACGACCTGACCCAGCAGGTCGCCGACGTGGCGAGCCGGGTGCAGACCCAGCAGGCGAGCGTGGACCGGGTGCGGGCGCTGATGGCGCAGGCCGCGTCGTTGAGCGAGATCACCTCGCTGGAGGCGGAGTTGAGCCGCCGCGAGGCCGACCTGGAGTCGCTGCAGAAGCAGCAGAAGGAGCTGTCCGCCAGGACCTCCTACTCCACCGTCACCCTGGAGGTCCAGCACGAGGCCGCGACGCCGTCGGCGACCCCGGCGCCCGGGGAAAGGAACGAGGGCTTCGGCGACTCGGTCGGCTCGGCGCTCGGCGGCGGCTGGCACGTCCTGGTGACGATCGTCCGCGCGCTGGCCGTGGCCCTCGCCGCGGCGGCGCCCTTCCTCCTGCTGCTGGGCGTGCCGGCGGCCCTGGCGTACCGCTACCGGAGGCGTCGCCGCCCGGCCGCGGTCCGGGCCGAGCCCGAGGAGGCCGGCGACGCCGAGGACTGA
- a CDS encoding DUF3000 domain-containing protein yields the protein MAAVGGHPAQGGGAGGGTGHEGAPNEFRAAVAALDGARLRPEVQLSPAPAPRRLAPYAFAVTAAVEVDGEELADGRLVLLYDPAGQEAWNGEFRVVTMTRAELEPEMAGDPMLCEVGWAWLLDALQTHGAGYAEPSGTVTRCASQYFGGLADRPTSNEIEIRASWTPADGRFERHLAAWADLLCIGAGLPPATPAPQGPAEVPSLGGVVPMPARRRPRSH from the coding sequence ATGGCAGCGGTCGGAGGGCACCCCGCGCAGGGTGGCGGAGCAGGTGGCGGAACGGGTCACGAGGGGGCGCCGAACGAGTTCCGGGCCGCCGTGGCGGCCCTGGACGGGGCCCGGCTGCGGCCCGAGGTGCAGCTCTCCCCCGCACCGGCGCCGCGCCGGCTCGCTCCGTACGCGTTCGCGGTGACCGCCGCGGTGGAGGTGGACGGCGAGGAGCTGGCGGACGGCCGGCTGGTGCTGCTGTACGACCCGGCCGGCCAGGAGGCCTGGAACGGGGAGTTCCGGGTGGTCACGATGACCCGGGCCGAGCTGGAGCCGGAGATGGCCGGCGACCCGATGCTCTGCGAGGTCGGCTGGGCCTGGCTGCTCGACGCGCTGCAGACGCACGGCGCCGGGTACGCGGAGCCCTCCGGCACGGTGACCCGGTGCGCCTCCCAGTACTTCGGCGGTCTGGCGGACCGCCCGACCTCGAACGAGATCGAGATCCGGGCCTCCTGGACGCCGGCCGACGGCCGCTTCGAGCGGCACCTGGCAGCCTGGGCGGACCTGCTCTGCATCGGCGCCGGCCTGCCGCCGGCCACTCCGGCCCCGCAGGGGCCCGCCGAGGTGCCGTCACTCGGTGGAGTGGTCCCGATGCCCGCACGGCGACGCCCCCGGTCGCACTGA